ACCCAGTGGACAACCACTATGGCAAAATGGTATTCCGCAATCCATGCAACGGGCACCTTGATCTTTAATATCTTTTTCTTCCAAAGGAAGCGTAAACTCCCTATAGTTTTTAATGCGCTCCTCAACGGGAGCGTAAGCTTCTACTTTTCTATCGATTTCCAAAAATCCTGTTATCTTCCCCATTTCCCGATTTTATATTGTTTGTAAATTTTCTTTTTCCAATCGTATTAAAGCCTGTCTGTATTCTTCTGGAAATACTTTTATGAATTTAGGTAAATAATCTTCCCAGTTCTCTAATATACGTTGTGCCAAGGGACTCAATGTAGCATTGTAATGGCTTGTAATCAAATCCTTCAATTGTTTAATGTCCTGGTCTTCTTCTACTTTCAAAAGGTTCAGTCCCTCTCCGCTACATCGGTTAGTAAAAGTCTTCTTCTCATCAAGAACGTATGCGATTCCACCGCTCATACCGGCGCCAAAGTTTCTACCAACTTCACCTAATATTACGGCAACACCCCCGGTCATATATTCACAACCATGATCTCCAATCCCTTCAACCACTGCCTTGGCTCCCGAGTTTCTCACACAGAAGCGCTCACCGGCCTTTCCGTTAATATAGGCTCTTCCTGCTGTGGCACCATAAAGAGTAACATTGCCTGTGATGACATTTTCTTCCGGAACAATGGTTGAACCTTCTGGAACTCTTACGACCAATTTTGCTCCGGAAAGCCCTTTCCCTAAATAATCGTTAGTGTTTCCATTGACAATCATAGTCAAACCTCTTGTTGCAAAAGCCCCAAAACTTTGCCCCGCTGACCCGGTAAAATTCAGCTTCAACGTGTTAATTGGTAATCCTTCGGCACCATAAGTCTTCGAAATCTCATTGCTGATAATTGCTCCAACAGCACGATCAGTATTGCAAATAGGATAATCCAAAGTCAATTTTTCCTTACGGAATAAAGAAGGATTTGCCTTTTCAATGATGTCGAATTCAATAGAATCGAATACATCGTGATGTTGTTTTTCCGTATTATAAAACTTAGTTCCTTTGGGAACATCCACTTGATGCAGAATTGGGGTTAAATCAATACCATTGGCCTTATAATGGTCTATGGCCTTTTTTCGATCTAGCTTTTGCACTTGTCCTACCATTTCATTTATGGTCCTAAAGCCAAGCTGTGCCATAATTTCCCTTAATTCCTGTGCAACGAAGTACATATAGTTGACAACATGCTCAGGTTTTCCTTCAAACTTTTTACGGAGTTCAGGATTTTGGGTAGCAATACCTACGGGGCATGTATTCAAGTGGCAAACACGCATCATGATACATCCTGATGCCACTAGAGGGGCAGTTGCAAAACCAAATTCCTCGGCACCTAGCAAGCAAGCAATGGCTACGTCCCTTCCCGTTTTGAGTTGGCCATCACATTCTAGTACAATCCTGTTTCTTAGGTCGTTCAGGACCAGAGTTTGTTGTGCCTCGGCGACTCCTAATTCCCATGGTAGGCCCGCATGTTTTAATGATGTCAATGGCGAAGCACCAGTACCTCCATCGAAACCGGACACCAAAATTACATCTGCCTTTGCTTTGGCTACCCCTGCGGCCACAGTACCTACACCTACCTCCGAAACCAATTTTACATTGACTCTGGCTTTCCTATTGGCCGATTTTAAGTCGTAAATCAATTGCGACAAATCCTCAATGGAATATATATCATGGTGGGGTGGTGGTGAAATCAAACCTACATAGGGCGTGGAATTTCTTGTTTTGGCAATTGCAGGATTTACCTTAGGACCGGGTAATTGTCCACCTTCTCCTGGTTTGGCTCCCTGAGCCATTTTTATCTGTATTTCCTTCGCGTTGGTCAGGTAATTGGAGGTTACTCCAAATCGACCTGAAGCCACCTGTTTGATGGCACTGTTTCTCCAGTCTCCCGTTGCATTTTTGTAAAACCTTTCTTCGTCTTCACCACCTTCTCCGGAGTTGCTTTTACCCCCAATCCTGTTCATGGCAATGGCCAGGTTTTCATGGGCCTCTTTGCTTATGGATCCATAAGACATGGCTCCAGTCTTAAATCTTTTTACAATTTCTGTCCATGGTTCTACATCTTCCAATGGAATGGGATCATAATTGGAAAACTCAAAAAGTCCCCTAATGGTCATCAGGTTTTTGGCTTGCTCATTGACCATTTGAGAAAACTCTTTGTAAGTATCCGGTTCGTTATTTCTTACGGATTTTTGAAGTTTTGCGATGCTTAATGGATTGAACATATGTTTTTCCCCATTTCGTCTCCATCGGTATTCGCCACCAATCTCAAGGTCCAGATTAGCTTCTACTTCTTGGGTTGAAAACGCTTTATGGTGACGTTTGGCCACTTCTTTCTCTATTTGGTAAAGACCAATACCCTGAATCCTTGTTGGTGTATTGGGGAAGTACTTTTCAACCACTTTCGTATTGATGCCTATGCATTCGAACAATTGTGAACCTCGGTAAGAATTTAAGGTTGAGATACCTATTTTGTTCATTACCTTTAAAATACCTTTACCAATGGCTTTATTGTAATTTTTTACGGCCTCCTCAAAAGTGAATTCCGTAATATCGTTCTCCTCTATTTGTTCCCCAATTATTTCGTTAACCAAATAAGGGTTGATAGCACTAGCTCCAAAACCAAATAGCACAGCAAAATGATGTACCTCCCTTGGTTCTGCAGATTCAATAATGATACTCAATTTTGAACGTTTGCCCAATTTTTGAAGTCCGCTGTTTACAAATGAACAAGCCAGCAGGGCGGGTATGGGAGCCTCCTTTTCACTTACGTTCCTATCCGATAAGATAATAATGTTGGCACCCTCATCTGTAGCATGGGACGCTTGCGCAAGTATGGATTCCAAAGCATCTTCCAAACCATTATGTCCTTTTTCTACAGGATATAGCATTGGAATGGAAACTACTTTATAGTCTGGGCTGGCGTCGTAATTTTTTATTTTATCAAGGTCCTCCTTCGAAATAACCGGGTTTTGGATTTTCAGTTTTCTACAGTGTAATTCAGAAAATTCAAAAATGTTATGGTCACTGCCCAAGGTAAGGCTTATGTCCGTTATTAGTTCTTCTCTGATACCATCCAATGGCGGGTTTGTAACCTGTGCAAACAACTGCTGAAAATAATTGTATATCAATTGAGGTCGCTGGGAAAGGACGGCTATGGGAGTATCCGACCCCATAGAGCCAATGGGTTCTTTACCGGTTTTGCCCATTGGAAGAATGATTGTATTGATGTCTTCCAAAGTATACCCAAAAACGGATTTTCTCTTTTCCAATGTGGCTTCTCCCAAAAACAGAGGACAGTCATTATAAGGTATATCCTTTAAATGAACCAAGTTTTTATCCAACCATTTTTTGTAGGGATGTTTTTTGGCTATTTTCTCCTTGATTTCTTCATCATTTACTATACGACCTTCCTCCATGTTTACCAAGAACATTTTTCCAGGCTCTAAACGGCCATGAAATTCAACGTTTTCCGGTGCAATTTCCACGACCCCTGTCTCTGAAGACATTACTACGTAATCATCTTTTGTAACAGAATATCTTGAAGGTCTTAGTCCATTCCTGTCTAAAACGGCACCTATATAGTTTCCATCCGTGAAAGGAATGGAGGCGGGTCCGTCCCAAGGTTCCATCATACAGGAGTGGTATTCGTAGAAAGCTTTTTTTGCCTCGGACATTTCGGTATTCTTTTCCCATGCCTCGGGTACCAGGATCATCATAACTTCCGGTAGGGACCTACCGGTCATTAATAGTAATTCCACGACCATATCCATTGTGGCCGAATCTGATTTGCCCGGCAAAACGATAGGTAAGATATTTTTTATCTCATCCCCAAACATTTCACTCTCCAACAATTCCTGCCTGGAGAACATTCTGGAAACATTTCCTCTTAGCGTATTTATTTCGCCATTATGGCACATATATCTAAAGGGTTGTGCTAAATCCCAAGTTGGGAACGTATTTGTGGAAAAACGCTGGTGGACCAGGGCTAAACGGGTAACCACTCTGGAATCCATCAAATCGGAATAATAAAGACTAATGTCCATGGGCATTAGCAACCCCTTGAATATGATTATTTTGGTCGAGAGGCTCGGTACGTAAAAAAACTTACTTTCTGAAAGCTTTGATTTTATAATAGCGTGCTCCGTTACTTTACGGGCGATGAACAATTTTAAATTGAAATCGAAATACGATTGTTCCGGATTTTCCTTGGCGATAAAAATTTGTTTTACGAAGGGTTCGGTTTCAGCGGCTATTCTACCCGGGACCGAACGATTAACGGGAACATTTCTCCAGCCTAGTAATTTTAGGCCTTGTTTTTTAATGTTTTCCTCAAAAACCGAAATACAAAAATCCCTTTGATTCTGTTTTTGTGGGAAAAACACATTGCCTACGGCATATTCTCCTTGATCTGGAAGCTCAAAGGTACATACCTCTTTAAAGAAGTTATGGGGTATATCTATCAAGATACCGGCACCGTCCCCTGTCTTTCCATCCGCACTAACGGCACCCCTGTGTTCAAGACGCTCCAAAATCTCCAATGCCTTATGTATAATGTCATTGGATTTCTTTCCCTTTAAGCTACAAATAAATCCGGCTCCACAGTTGTCATGTTCAAATTCTGGCAGATATAGCCCTTGCTTCTTCAATGTCATAATTTATCGTATTTCTCCAAAAATATTATTTTATTTAAATTATAATCAGTGATTCTATGATAATCAAATAAAATATTCAACGTTTTGAAATAAAGGTTAAAAAACCTATAAATTGTAATTTTTGTTCATGGGATTTTGTCATATTGATAAATATAGGATATTATTGAATAGGCCAAATAGCTATAAGGGGGGTGTGGGCCCAAAAATGAATGTTTGTAACAATTTAACCCTACCTTCTATCGGGGTTAACAAATAGTTTATGTCTTATAACGCTATCAGCCCTTAAACTTCCAAGGGTAAAGTAAATAGAAAAGGAATTATTTTAGGATTGATCTAGAAATTACAATTTTTTGAATCTCGGATGTACCTTCATAAATCTGTGTGATTTTTGCATCGCGCATTAATCTTTCCACATGATACTCTTTTACAAATCCGTTGCCTCCATGTATTTGAACAGCTTCAACGGTAGTTTCCATAGCAACCTGAGATGCATATAGTTTGGCCATAGCGCCGGAAAGGTCATAATCTTCACCGTTGTCTTTGTCTTTCGCCGCCTGATAAACGAGAAGTCTGGCCGCTTGTATTTGGGTGTGCATGTCTACCAATTTAAAGGCAATAGCCTGATGATTACTAATTTCAGTTCCAAAGGCCTTTCTCTCCTTTGAGTATTTAAGGGCCAGTTCATAAGCACCGGCGGCGATACCCAAAGCCTGGGCCGCAATTCCGATTCTTCCTCCAGCTAAGGTCTTCATGGCGAACTTGAAACCAAAGCCATCCTCTCCAATTCTATTTTCTTTGGGAACCTTTACATCATTAAAGATCAACGAATGGGTGTCGCTACCTCTAATCCCCAGTTTATTTTCTTTAGGGCCAATTTCAAAACCTTCCATACCTTTCTCGACGATTAAGGCATTTATTCCCCGATGCTTTTTTTCTTTGTCAGTCTGGGCGATTACCAAATAAACACCGGCTGTGCCACCATTGGTTATCCAATTCTTTGTACCGTTCAAAAGATAATGGTCTCCTTTATCTATAGCAGTTGTCTTTTGTGAGGTGGCATCGCTTCCCGCTTCCGGTTCGGATAGACAAAAAGCCCCAATCATTTCGCCAGTTGCCAGCTTAGGCAAATACTTTTCCTTTTGTGTATCGGTCCCAAAGGTTTCCATACCCCAACAGACCAATGAATTATTTACGGATACGATTACGGAAGAGGAAGCATCTATTTTAGATAACTCTTCCATGACCAGAACATAGGAAAGGGTATCAAGCCCGCTTCCTCCATAATTTGGGTCTACCATCATGCCCAAAAAGCCCAATTCCCCCATTTTTTTTACTTGGTCGTCTGGAAATTGTTGATTTTCATCTCTTTCAATTACTCCAGGAAGAAGTTCGTTCTGGGCAAAATCCCTTGCGGCTTGTTTGATTAATTCTTGTTCTTCTGTAAGTTTAAAGTCCATGGTGATATGAAATATAGGTATATCAACAAATATAAGTCTATACCATTTAATTTCTTAACTCTTTATCTAATCTGTGGTTTTGATTATTGGTTCTACAATGAAGGTGTTTATCATAGGTAAATAATTTTGTTAAAAATTAATTTGTAAAAGTTTGACTATCAAACTGCTCTAGGATAATCTTTTTTTACCTATGGTAGGATTGACATTTTTGGATATCTTTATGAGAATTTCAAAATTTATAATTCAGTCTTATATTTGAAACCTTACTTAATAAGAGGAAACTAAAACCAACATCGAATGGAAACCATTATCATTATTGTTTTTTTAGCGGGATATCTCGCAATTACCTTGGAACACAATCTAAAAATTGACAAGTTGATTCCTGCTTTGGCCATGATGGCTATCTTGTGGGCCCTGATTGCATTAAATCATATGCCTGTATTTGAGGTGAATGCGGAGCTCAGAGAATTGGAACCTACCCATTTGGATGAAATATTGTTACATCACTTAGGTAAGACCGCAGAAATATTGGTCTTTCTGTTAGGGGCCATGACCATTGTAGAAATAATTGATTACTTCGATGGATTTGCAACTATAAAAGGATATATAAGAACTAGAAGCAAAAGGAAGTTGTTGTGGTTGTTCTCTATCCTGGCATTTATTTTATCAGCAATTATAGACAATCTTACCGCAACCATTGTGTTGATTACCATTTTACAAAAAGTGATAAATGATAGGAATACCAGGCTTTGGTTTGCGGGTATGATAATTATTGCTGCCAACGCCGGTGGTGCTTGGTCCCCTATTGGTGATGTAACTACAACCATGCTTTGGATTGCCAATAAGGTTTCTGCGGCCCAACTTATAGAACATGTGCTGGTTCCTTCTATAGTTTGTATGGTGGTACCTGTTTTAATTGCAGGAACCTACAAAGCGTTTAAAGGTAAAATTGAAGGTGAATTCGAAACTGAAACACCCAAATCCAAATATGGCTCAATTATGCTGTATCTAGGTCTTGGAGCTATAATTTTTGTGCCTTTTTTTAAAACAGTAACGCATCTACCTCCTTATGTAGGAATGATGCTATCCTTGGCAATAGTGGCGACCTTTGCTGAAATTTATAGTAATAAGAAGTTTAGTATTAGTTCTTTGGATGGGGAACATAGCGATACGGAAGGACACCATAGTCCAGTACATCATTCTTTATCAAAAATAGAGTTACCAAGTATATTGTTCTTCTTGGGTATCCTATTGGCGGTGGCTGCCCTAGAATCACTGGGAATGCTTTTCCACTATGCCGAAAGTCTTAATAATGCCATTCCAAATACGGATATTGTGGTAATGTTATTTGGTGTGGGATCTGCAGTAATTGACAACGTACCTTTGGTCGCGGCCAGTATGGGTATGTTTGGAGAGACCATGGATAATCCGCTTTGGCACTTTATCGCGTACTCTGCAGGAACAGGCGGTAGTATGTTGATAATTGGTTCGGCAGCAGGCGTTGTGGCCATGGGAA
This window of the Maribacter cobaltidurans genome carries:
- the gltB gene encoding glutamate synthase large subunit; the protein is MTLKKQGLYLPEFEHDNCGAGFICSLKGKKSNDIIHKALEILERLEHRGAVSADGKTGDGAGILIDIPHNFFKEVCTFELPDQGEYAVGNVFFPQKQNQRDFCISVFEENIKKQGLKLLGWRNVPVNRSVPGRIAAETEPFVKQIFIAKENPEQSYFDFNLKLFIARKVTEHAIIKSKLSESKFFYVPSLSTKIIIFKGLLMPMDISLYYSDLMDSRVVTRLALVHQRFSTNTFPTWDLAQPFRYMCHNGEINTLRGNVSRMFSRQELLESEMFGDEIKNILPIVLPGKSDSATMDMVVELLLMTGRSLPEVMMILVPEAWEKNTEMSEAKKAFYEYHSCMMEPWDGPASIPFTDGNYIGAVLDRNGLRPSRYSVTKDDYVVMSSETGVVEIAPENVEFHGRLEPGKMFLVNMEEGRIVNDEEIKEKIAKKHPYKKWLDKNLVHLKDIPYNDCPLFLGEATLEKRKSVFGYTLEDINTIILPMGKTGKEPIGSMGSDTPIAVLSQRPQLIYNYFQQLFAQVTNPPLDGIREELITDISLTLGSDHNIFEFSELHCRKLKIQNPVISKEDLDKIKNYDASPDYKVVSIPMLYPVEKGHNGLEDALESILAQASHATDEGANIIILSDRNVSEKEAPIPALLACSFVNSGLQKLGKRSKLSIIIESAEPREVHHFAVLFGFGASAINPYLVNEIIGEQIEENDITEFTFEEAVKNYNKAIGKGILKVMNKIGISTLNSYRGSQLFECIGINTKVVEKYFPNTPTRIQGIGLYQIEKEVAKRHHKAFSTQEVEANLDLEIGGEYRWRRNGEKHMFNPLSIAKLQKSVRNNEPDTYKEFSQMVNEQAKNLMTIRGLFEFSNYDPIPLEDVEPWTEIVKRFKTGAMSYGSISKEAHENLAIAMNRIGGKSNSGEGGEDEERFYKNATGDWRNSAIKQVASGRFGVTSNYLTNAKEIQIKMAQGAKPGEGGQLPGPKVNPAIAKTRNSTPYVGLISPPPHHDIYSIEDLSQLIYDLKSANRKARVNVKLVSEVGVGTVAAGVAKAKADVILVSGFDGGTGASPLTSLKHAGLPWELGVAEAQQTLVLNDLRNRIVLECDGQLKTGRDVAIACLLGAEEFGFATAPLVASGCIMMRVCHLNTCPVGIATQNPELRKKFEGKPEHVVNYMYFVAQELREIMAQLGFRTINEMVGQVQKLDRKKAIDHYKANGIDLTPILHQVDVPKGTKFYNTEKQHHDVFDSIEFDIIEKANPSLFRKEKLTLDYPICNTDRAVGAIISNEISKTYGAEGLPINTLKLNFTGSAGQSFGAFATRGLTMIVNGNTNDYLGKGLSGAKLVVRVPEGSTIVPEENVITGNVTLYGATAGRAYINGKAGERFCVRNSGAKAVVEGIGDHGCEYMTGGVAVILGEVGRNFGAGMSGGIAYVLDEKKTFTNRCSGEGLNLLKVEEDQDIKQLKDLITSHYNATLSPLAQRILENWEDYLPKFIKVFPEEYRQALIRLEKENLQTI
- a CDS encoding acyl-CoA dehydrogenase is translated as MDFKLTEEQELIKQAARDFAQNELLPGVIERDENQQFPDDQVKKMGELGFLGMMVDPNYGGSGLDTLSYVLVMEELSKIDASSSVIVSVNNSLVCWGMETFGTDTQKEKYLPKLATGEMIGAFCLSEPEAGSDATSQKTTAIDKGDHYLLNGTKNWITNGGTAGVYLVIAQTDKEKKHRGINALIVEKGMEGFEIGPKENKLGIRGSDTHSLIFNDVKVPKENRIGEDGFGFKFAMKTLAGGRIGIAAQALGIAAGAYELALKYSKERKAFGTEISNHQAIAFKLVDMHTQIQAARLLVYQAAKDKDNGEDYDLSGAMAKLYASQVAMETTVEAVQIHGGNGFVKEYHVERLMRDAKITQIYEGTSEIQKIVISRSILK
- the nhaD gene encoding sodium:proton antiporter NhaD, whose amino-acid sequence is METIIIIVFLAGYLAITLEHNLKIDKLIPALAMMAILWALIALNHMPVFEVNAELRELEPTHLDEILLHHLGKTAEILVFLLGAMTIVEIIDYFDGFATIKGYIRTRSKRKLLWLFSILAFILSAIIDNLTATIVLITILQKVINDRNTRLWFAGMIIIAANAGGAWSPIGDVTTTMLWIANKVSAAQLIEHVLVPSIVCMVVPVLIAGTYKAFKGKIEGEFETETPKSKYGSIMLYLGLGAIIFVPFFKTVTHLPPYVGMMLSLAIVATFAEIYSNKKFSISSLDGEHSDTEGHHSPVHHSLSKIELPSILFFLGILLAVAALESLGMLFHYAESLNNAIPNTDIVVMLFGVGSAVIDNVPLVAASMGMFGETMDNPLWHFIAYSAGTGGSMLIIGSAAGVVAMGMEKIDFFWYLKKITWLAFLGFVAGAGAFILIRDFILNA